A window of Oryza glaberrima chromosome 2, OglaRS2, whole genome shotgun sequence genomic DNA:
TTGAAATGTCACATTTTAGACCGATTTGTCTTCCTAGCTCCAGAAAATATCTACTGATAGAAAGTTCAAGACTCCCTTTTGTCTGATTACTCCTTTATCCActtcacttgttttttttttaattcaaccCTGCTGTTCTATTGGCATCATGGTATGCCAGACCAAAACTTTTGCTTGATAGCAAGGTAAGAGCTAATGCAGTGTACACCAGTAGGTTAGCTCTAGTCCTGGTTTAGTAGCTAGTTGGACCACCAAAATTTGTATAATTGTAAATAGATATAAATCTCCCGTGTGTGTTTTCCCGAATCAGTTGGATATTTTTTGTGGGATGATGACCATTGGGGAAGACTGGTTGCAAGCTGTGTTGCTATTTTCCTATCTCTAGTTCAGATTCCGGAAGTCCTCAAGGCACTGGTGGATACGCTTCAATTTTTACTATCTATGTGTTTTGCAAGAGTAACCTCAAATTTCACCATcttgttttgtgttttttttttcaaagtaagAATGACTGCTTTTACATGCTTTCATATAGATTTCGAAGAGCAACGGAAGGCTCACTATGATGAATTCCGCAAGATGAAGGAACTGCGTCGGAGGGGAACGCCGTCACAAGAGGGTGATGAATGATGACTCTGGCACCGTCGCACAACTCGGAAGCATATGATCAGCGAATCCTCGGCATGTTAAATATTGGCAGTGGCAGGAATGTTTTACAGATATCCTACTAAACCTTAAAAAGCTCATGTGACTATCTGTTCTCTTGCTTAATTATTAGTACTGGTCCTAGGACAGTACCAGGTAAAATTTTGGCTCTTATTATGGAGGTAAGAAAATCTGTATCGATCTTGTACTCAAAACTTATGCTCTTGTTCATGCTGTTGATTACAAAGTTCGCAAATGTGACACTCTCTGTGGTAATCTGGTGTGTAATTTGTGCAAATTCTAAGCAAATGCAAATTGCTGGGaatattatctatttattttcGGCGCACTTTGCTGGGCATCGTTCAGAAATGCCAACGTCCCACTCTGTGTGCGAGGTAGCAAAATTTGCATTCAGCACCCGCAGTTTCTGCATATTGTCATAACCCCCCTATCTGGACACGGTCACACGAAAATTGGAGTTATTAGAGGGGTTTATCTGCAAAAGGAACAGGATAAACCTGGCCACTCCCGTTACTctcgtcgtcgacctcctcccGCTGCTCCCGTTgcggcggtcgccgtcgccgccgacgatgacgagCTTGGAGGCGGCCGCACGCCCGAGCAGCCACCGCGTGGCACCGTGCGACCCGCGGGGACGCCCTCGGCTTCCGCCATGGCGGCTCATCctttccccctccccttcctcccgcagGTAAAGCCTCTGCTTCCTTCTTCACGCGCTTTTAAGTGGAATTGGCCTTGCTAGATTGATAGCTGAGTGGAAATGGAAGCTGTGTGTGGAGTTTCCTCTTGGCTCTTGTGATTCCAGACTCGATTTGTTCACCTGCGCCATTCACATGGAGCTGCAGTTCAAACCCTTAGGTTTTAGCATCTGTGTAATTTGGAGAGTAGGTGCTCCAGTTCTACTTATAGACGAAAGATTCATAGTCCTGGTCTCAGATGGGGATGCCAATGACTGAGGTCCTGTTAGAATTGTGAATTTCAATGTCAGAACCAATTTTGCCTCCTTTCTTTGGGATCAAAACTGGCAGTCattcttttcaaaaagaaaagaaagagaaagagaaatggcagtcatttaatttgtttgtaTAAATGCAAAAGGGTCTCAATTTTAGTTCATTTGCTACTTTTGTTTTGGTTGGACTAGAAAACCATCAAGCTAAAACATAAACTTTCAAAAGTAAAGTAACATTGAGTATTTAACATTGTCCAATAATTGTTCACTCTTATTCTTATCATGATATCATCATCCCATACATTCTTAACGCTGCTATCTGTTCTACAGGCTTTGCACTCTAATTTCTAGACAACTTCCCATTTGCAATGCACAATCATGTGAGGTTACTTATTTATCCCTTCTTAAGATCTTCTCCATGTATGTAAGCAACTAAGCATGCAAGTTATCGTTACAGTGCACATCAATTCTCTGTGATGCAGATACGGATGATCTGTGGTTAGCCAGTGGTAATGCTCAAAGCTCCGCTGCTGTTCGGTCAAGGTTGCTTGCTGCAGAAAGAGAGGAAGCAAAAGCTGTGCTATCACTATTTTTAAGACAGAAAGGTTTGAGAAGTATACTGGCTGCACGAATTGCCAATAAGGCAGATGGTTTCATTGAACACCTGGTTTCAAAGCTCCACATTACTTACAGATCACGATATGCTGAAGGTTTGCTTTCTTGATTGTGCTTTTTGCATATCTATTGGTTTGAACTTTTAACAACACGTTTATTTTTCAGGAAGGGAGCTCAGCACACCGGAGATTAGAGATGCTTTGATTCCATATCTGGAAGCCCTTTCTAAAGAACATGGAGATGGTTTGGTTGAGGTGGTGGAGAATTTCCCCGATCCATTTGCTATGGAACGGGAAGCCTTGTCTTCTTCAATGGTTCTTACGCCCACAAGCTCAAATAAACACAAGGCAATCGCTCGGGTAAGCGCACCAACCTCAGGGGGAGCCCTTCCTGAGCTAGTTCTCTATCTACTGGACCTTGGCATGGATCATGAAGAGATCAAGAATGTCGTGCGGAAATTCCCAGCATTTGCATATTACAATGTGGATCGCAAAATAAAACCTCTGGTGGCGCTGCTACTTGAGCTTGGTGTGCCAAGGTCAAACATACCAGGAATCATCAAGAAGAGACCTCAACTATGTGGAATCAGCCTGTCAGATAATCTGAAACCTATGATGACCTATTTGGAAAACATTGGTATCAACAAAGATCAGTGGAGCAAGGTGCTTTCCCGGTTCCCTGCACTTCTCACATATAGCAGGCAGAAGGTGGAGACAACCGTGAGCTTTCTCACTGAACTAGGAGTTCCTAAGGAAAACATTGGCAAGATTCTGACGCGATGTCCTCATATCATGAGCTACAGTGTCAATGACAATCTCAGGCCAACTGCTGAATACTTCCAGTCAATCGGTGCGGATGCTGCGTCTCTTATTCAGAAAAGCCCACAGGCTTTTGGTCTGAACATTGAGGCAAAGCTAAAACCGATCACAGAATTTTTCCTGGAGAGAGACTTCACCATGGAGGaaattggcactatggcgaataGATTTGGGATTATTCACACTCTCAGCATGGAAGATAATCTGCTTCCTAAATATGAATATTTCCTGACAATGGGATACCCAAGGAACGAGCTAGTGAAATTTCCACAATACTTCGGGTACAGTTTAGAACAGCGGATAAAGCCTCGGTATGCTCGGATGATTGATTGCGGAGTGAGGTTGATTTTGAACCAGCTGTTGTCAGTTTCAGATAGCAGATTTGAAGATATTCTACGGaagaggatggatggaatatGAGATGGTCATAATTTCGGATAACCATGGTTTAGGACAATCTCATTTGTAACAAGACTTGATCGCTGCCCTGGTATATAGTTTATCAGAACAAGTAGTGTCCTGGAAATTTGTACTTAGCCATGCTTGGCAGCTGACCAATTGTTATTGACAGTTTGATGTATAACTTGGCGGTTTATGATGCTAGTTTAGCTATTTTTGCATGGAGTACTGGCAAATGCATTTTGTACAGCTGTTGTGGCATGCTAATGCCCCTTTGCCATCCTGAAGATAATGCACTTGTATTTGATATCAGGAAAAGTTGCAGCACCAGCACGTATAACATGGATTCTCTTGCACATCATAGAAGCCGGAAAACAGACGAAGTACATATTCTCCAGTATACAACTAAAATTTTAGAAGCTAATCAGCTATAAAGAGTAATTAGAGAGTACACTAAAAGCATGCAGTGCACTAGAACTCTGGTTTACATTACGAACATGTAAGTGCTTCGCCATCACTCACCACTCATCAAGGTTAGTGATAAAATGGATAAAACATAGGGAAGCCCTGCTTTTTCTTTAACAACAGATGTTTGCCAGGGCTGCGTTCATGAATGCGCTGCAAAACGGGCTCCTCCTTGTTTTCCTGCGCTTCAGCGTCAGCATCAAGAAATGCTGCAAAATGATGTGATGCAAGGACTGTATAACGTAATTTACCAAATGCAACTAAGACATTACACTGATGAGGAAATACACAAAGCAGGGAAGTCAATTTGACAGAATCAGTAAGGTAAAACATCAGAATTTTTGcttcaaaattagcaaaaatacACAGTTGAAAATGCAACTTGGAAGAAATATTCCAATGCCATCAACACTAACTCCAACCTCCACAGCCCAACTCAAGGAGTCAAAAAGAAAGAACGTTGACACTAAATATCAGCTATTTTTAAGCTTTAAGTGTTTTAAGTTTTTGACTATTTATGCCATGAAGGGCAAGTTTTTCCTCAATGCGTGAAAGCTTCTCAATTGAATATGTGAAAAATCCGCAGTAGCATGTTAGCCAATTTAAATCCAAACATGCTTTTcatatcaaacaaaaaaatgacAGCAGACCTTTTATCACTCAATTGGTTGATATATATGAATAAGTTATTATGGTTCACGGCTAACATTTCAGCATATGAAAGATCTGCTTGCATGGAGTTTGATACCAAGTCCCGCCATGTTCAAAAagatttattttatcatatgCAGCATAAACAAATGAACGATATGCACAACAACCAACTAACCAGTTGCAGTAGAACAAGTTTGAGTGTTTCAATTGTTGAAGACTTGAAGCAGCGATTTCAACCTATATTCAATGTTTGCACACATGAGCACATATATAGTGCAACTAtgagatgaaaaattataagagGCCAACTATTGACAAAGTGCAGCTCTTAGCAGAATTAAGGCAATAATGAAAATGACAAAATAACGGACTACAAACAAAACCACTATGCTAAAGCCTCTTGGGTACATGACTAAATTACTTCCAGTAAAGAACACTACAtcagttgaataactcatcggAACCATGAAAAGTAAGAACACACCATCTCTCCTAGCGGCGCACATTGAGCATCTCCTTGGCCTCTTCCTGCTCAACCTGCAGGGCGTCGCTGGTGTACTTGCTCAGCAGCTCCTTCTTCTTCCGCTCCAACACCATCCGCTCAATCTCCTTCTCATCGGGTAGCGGCACATGCGCGATAAACTCCTTCCCAGCCTCCTcgcccttctctctctccctcttctcctcctccagcctcctctcctcctcaacctcctcctccacctcctcgaaCAGCACCTCCCTAGCAGCCTCCCCACCGCGCCCACCTGCCGAGGCCACCTCGCCGCTCACTACCCCCTTCATGGCCTCCCGCCGCACCCGCTCCACACGGTGCCACTCAGTGATGACCTCATTGCGCATGCGCTTCTCGGCAACAGCCTCGAGCCGCTCTAGCATGCCGTCTTCGTCGTCGTAGTAACCGTAGTACCCTGCGTTGATGCGCTTGTGGATCTCATAGCGGGTCCGCCGCTTACGGACCTCAGGTGGCTTGTCGAAGAGCTCACGGACGCCAGGGAGCTTCTTGGCGGCGCCGAAGTAGCGGTACCCGGGGCCGCGGCCGGAGGGGTTGGGTATGGCGACGATGTTGCCGTCGAGGTCGGTCATGAGGGGCGCGTTGGAGCTGCGGGAGTGGTCGCGGCCGCCGAGCTCGACGATGCGGCGCTCCCAGTGGCCGCGCTCGCGGAGGAGCTTGTTGATCTCGTCGTTGAGGTCGCGGAGGCGGTGCTCCCCGAGGCCCTCGTTCTGGATCTCGGCGACCTTGGCGCCGATCTCGCGGAGGATCTCGGAGCGCCAccgctcggcgtcggcgaggtcgcGGCACTCGGAGGCGAGGTACGGCCGCCGCTCCCGTGGCTTCCGCTTCTCCTCCTGCTTCATCGTGATGAAGCGGTTCAGCATGGACTGCGCCTTCTCCTCGTTTCGCGCCATGGCGGCCGgtcgggaggcggcggtggccggtggccgaaggcggcggcggcggcggcggcggcgaggttcttGGGGCTGGGAGAGCGAGGGTTTGGGAGGCGGCGGGttcgatttggggatttgcgGGTTGGGTGGGGAAGAGGGAGGCTGCTCCCCCGATTCAATCGTGATGCCTTTTCGGGTCGGTTTGGCGTCTGATGATGATCCAACGGTGCGGATTGAATTTGGGATTCAAGTACTCATGTTTGCTATTGAAATTGAGTTGAACTTGCGAAGATTTACGCCCAGAATTTAAATTCGTTTTTAGTCAATTCAGGCATTTGTTCAATATTGTACGGACCATCGATGGTGGAGATTTGAGAAGGAAACTGATGTGTTTTGAGTGCATATGGAAAATGATCTCTTTGGCTTTTCAGGATCTTTGATATGGTTAGAATCTGTTTGTTGTAAAGCTTAATATTCGTGTTGGATAAACTTATGCTGAAAATTCTATCTAAATCCAGTGTGAGATGTTCATAAATCACAAGTACATATGCTCAAATCTATGCGATGCAATGAATTGAGGAGATCCTAGCTGGTTAGGTAACTTATTGAAATTAAGTTATAAACTTAACACATGTAATTGTGTATACGGCTTTCAAGGTGCTAAAGTAAGGCGTGCATGTGCATTTATAtcttgtttcacaaaaaaaaagtacgcAATgatgtgtttcaaaaaaaaacatatgtattTGCCGTGTTtacattctaacttttttctttaaacttctaacttttccatcacatcaaatgtttggatacatgtatggagcatcaaatgtggacgagaaaaaaaaacaattgcacagtcTGACTGTAAAATTGCgatacgaatcttttgagactaattgctaatgacggattaattaggctcaaaagattcgtctcgtttacaggcgaaatctgtaatttattttgttattagtctacgtttaatactttgaatgtgtgtccgtatgcttaaaaaaatttttggCACGAGAACTAAACACAAGTTTTGAATGCGTGTAAACTTtgaaacttgatagtgtctcgAAAATCACTGGGAGGACTTGTCAAAATCCTATGGCCCTTTTGGATTCCACGGCCCAAACCAGCGGACGGCCTGCTTAAAACTAGCCACCGACttccggcggacggcggcgccggaaaCCTCCAACACATTTCCTGGCGATtctctccaaagtccaaaccccCCATGGCTCGGAAGAGGAATCGGGGGCGGACGCGGCGCGCCAcgcaggcggaggcggaagtGGAGCAATCCGAGCGAGAAATGGTAGGGGATGAagccgtggaggaggaggacgacgacgtcaCGAAGAtgaatccgccgccggcgacggccggtgagcgcgaggaggaggaggaggaaggaatcGAGGGGCTTCTGGAGCCGTTCACCAGGAACGAGCTCCTCGACCTCCTGGTCGAGGCCTGCCTCCGGAACCCCGC
This region includes:
- the LOC127762248 gene encoding transcription termination factor MTERF5, chloroplastic-like, producing MTSLEAAARPSSHRVAPCDPRGRPRLPPWRLILSPSPSSRRLCTLISRQLPICNAQSYTDDLWLASGNAQSSAAVRSRLLAAEREEAKAVLSLFLRQKGLRSILAARIANKADGFIEHLVSKLHITYRSRYAEGRELSTPEIRDALIPYLEALSKEHGDGLVEVVENFPDPFAMEREALSSSMVLTPTSSNKHKAIARVSAPTSGGALPELVLYLLDLGMDHEEIKNVVRKFPAFAYYNVDRKIKPLVALLLELGVPRSNIPGIIKKRPQLCGISLSDNLKPMMTYLENIGINKDQWSKVLSRFPALLTYSRQKVETTVSFLTELGVPKENIGKILTRCPHIMSYSVNDNLRPTAEYFQSIGADAASLIQKSPQAFGLNIEAKLKPITEFFLERDFTMEEIGTMANRFGIIHTLSMEDNLLPKYEYFLTMGYPRNELVKFPQYFGYSLEQRIKPRYARMIDCGVRLILNQLLSVSDSRFEDILRKRMDGI
- the LOC127762250 gene encoding uncharacterized protein LOC127762250; its protein translation is MARNEEKAQSMLNRFITMKQEEKRKPRERRPYLASECRDLADAERWRSEILREIGAKVAEIQNEGLGEHRLRDLNDEINKLLRERGHWERRIVELGGRDHSRSSNAPLMTDLDGNIVAIPNPSGRGPGYRYFGAAKKLPGVRELFDKPPEVRKRRTRYEIHKRINAGYYGYYDDEDGMLERLEAVAEKRMRNEVITEWHRVERVRREAMKGVVSGEVASAGGRGGEAAREVLFEEVEEEVEEERRLEEEKREREKGEEAGKEFIAHVPLPDEKEIERMVLERKKKELLSKYTSDALQVEQEEAKEMLNVRR